In Paenibacillus guangzhouensis, a single window of DNA contains:
- a CDS encoding extracellular solute-binding protein, with the protein MSIVKKNKWLNVSVTAALAVGLLAGCASKDEKGSNNQSAGDDTTKGPITLTWFDANTKGEPFTDAVAQEITKKTGVQVSIQQPTGNPTEKLSLMLASGDYPDVVLMSRGDASLDKYINSGAFIPLDDLIEKFGPDLKAMYGDTLTKTRYKDGKNYYLANWYGLDSDPVFGMLMRQNLLEELAPDKADGSKPLTTDEFETLLKSFKEKHKQIDGKETVPMTMNGENMGAILGTFKGMWGLKTYYDNNGTLQYDVKDPKYREMILYVNRLYREGLIEKEFAISKTQTWIQKLTTGTVFATPAAYWDPGNANGALKKDGGEKNQFYPYKVVAPGVDPAHTTFGPRSSLGWDAIAITKNNKHPEETMKLFNYLASDEGQHLLLWGKEGEQYKMEDGKRVPDPAFLQSFKDNWDDTVKKSGVRKWLWFVKNGLDPNGQPYDMAVKYKRSEVDNLALKSLGDSVWDTAPYDNLNPDGGTPEALTAQKVKDIMDQSITRVIIAPNEAEANATFDKMLDDMKKAGDEKVEEIINQKYKERVELWGNK; encoded by the coding sequence GTGTCTATTGTAAAGAAAAACAAATGGTTGAACGTAAGTGTTACTGCTGCACTGGCTGTTGGACTTTTAGCTGGATGCGCTTCCAAAGATGAAAAAGGGAGTAATAACCAATCGGCCGGAGACGATACAACAAAAGGGCCGATTACACTGACTTGGTTCGACGCCAATACCAAAGGTGAGCCGTTCACTGATGCAGTAGCGCAAGAAATTACGAAGAAAACTGGAGTTCAGGTTTCCATTCAGCAGCCTACCGGTAACCCTACAGAGAAACTGAGCCTGATGCTGGCTAGTGGTGACTATCCTGACGTCGTGCTGATGAGTCGTGGAGACGCTTCCTTGGATAAATACATCAATAGCGGTGCGTTCATTCCACTGGATGATCTGATTGAGAAGTTCGGACCAGATTTGAAAGCGATGTACGGTGATACACTGACCAAAACCCGCTATAAAGATGGAAAGAACTACTATCTGGCTAACTGGTACGGTCTGGACAGCGACCCTGTATTCGGGATGCTGATGAGACAGAACCTGCTGGAGGAGCTGGCTCCAGACAAAGCTGACGGAAGCAAGCCGCTCACCACGGATGAATTCGAAACGCTGCTGAAGAGCTTCAAAGAGAAACATAAACAAATCGACGGTAAAGAGACTGTGCCAATGACCATGAACGGTGAGAACATGGGCGCAATCCTGGGTACCTTCAAAGGCATGTGGGGCCTGAAGACTTACTATGATAACAACGGCACATTGCAATATGATGTTAAAGACCCTAAATACCGCGAGATGATTTTGTACGTAAACCGTCTGTACAGAGAAGGGCTGATTGAGAAAGAATTTGCGATCAGCAAAACACAAACTTGGATTCAAAAGCTGACCACGGGTACAGTATTTGCTACTCCGGCTGCGTATTGGGACCCAGGTAACGCGAACGGCGCGCTGAAGAAAGACGGCGGCGAGAAAAATCAGTTCTACCCGTATAAAGTTGTAGCTCCAGGCGTTGACCCTGCTCATACTACCTTTGGACCAAGAAGCTCTCTGGGATGGGATGCTATTGCGATTACGAAGAACAACAAACATCCTGAAGAAACGATGAAACTGTTCAACTACCTGGCTAGCGACGAAGGACAACACTTGCTGCTGTGGGGTAAAGAAGGTGAGCAGTACAAGATGGAAGACGGCAAGAGAGTACCAGATCCTGCGTTCCTACAAAGCTTCAAGGATAACTGGGATGATACAGTGAAGAAGAGCGGCGTTCGTAAATGGCTGTGGTTCGTCAAGAACGGTCTGGATCCAAACGGCCAGCCTTACGACATGGCAGTTAAATACAAACGTAGTGAAGTCGACAACTTGGCCCTTAAGAGCCTTGGTGATTCCGTATGGGATACTGCACCTTATGATAACCTGAACCCAGATGGCGGTACACCTGAAGCACTGACTGCTCAAAAGGTTAAAGACATCATGGACCAAAGCATTACTCGTGTTATCATTGCACCAAACGAAGCAGAAGCTAATGCTACCTTCGACAAAATGCTGGATGATATGAAAAAAGCAGGCGATGAGAAAGTAGAAGAAATCATCAACCAGAAGTATAAAGAGCGTGTGGAATTGTGGGGCAATAAATAA
- a CDS encoding carboxymuconolactone decarboxylase family protein: MSRNSDHYNKGMEVLNEMVGEQGLKAIESFHKFYPDFADFLVSFGFGEIYSREILDYKQRETITLTALISQGAFEQMGFHINAALNVGMSPKEIIELVIHCAAYVGFPKACSAMVQVMTVFEQRGIQVEG, from the coding sequence ATGAGTAGAAATTCAGATCATTATAACAAGGGAATGGAAGTTCTAAATGAGATGGTTGGTGAACAAGGTTTAAAAGCCATCGAATCCTTCCATAAATTCTATCCCGATTTTGCAGATTTTCTAGTTTCATTTGGTTTTGGGGAAATCTACTCCAGAGAAATATTAGATTATAAACAAAGAGAAACCATCACGCTGACTGCATTAATTTCACAGGGCGCTTTTGAGCAAATGGGATTTCATATTAACGCAGCGCTCAATGTGGGGATGAGTCCAAAAGAAATCATTGAACTCGTGATTCATTGTGCCGCTTATGTTGGGTTTCCAAAAGCATGCAGTGCGATGGTACAGGTCATGACTGTATTTGAGCAAAGAGGTATTCAGGTAGAGGGCTAA
- a CDS encoding thiamine pyrophosphate-binding protein → MKRISEILAIHFKKWGVNHIFGIPGKPVTPLILDLHHNGIEFVLSKHESGAGFEAAGYALMSNQLAVVIGTSGPGATNLLTSAGQAKASHLPVLFITGHPSIQDSGKAIGQDSTMFGTDVVKMFEPVTKYSARVERADTFKSYFQHAIEKAYSGVKGPVHLSIAADVLAEHIPEFEMDLPEVIYPIAPNLDQCKNLINRPGRKVIFVGKGVHSSRAYREVKMLAEIFDIPVMTTPGGKGAFESNHHLSLGAYGLGGTEASSAYVESGLDLMIVIGTKLSDMSVAGLTPSNYPKTVIHFDMDQTFIGKTIQVETLPIVGDIKTNLNALFEKLNYKEINKMTLHMDDHKLIEPPMEMKSPMSAVEAVKVMNATLDEDTIIFGDDGSHTFYAIKHYDIKMPGTFYFDDVFGTMGHAIGYSIGAKLSNPKAKIVCLTGDGCTFMHGTEISTAVNYEANVIFIVFNNGKIDMVDTGMTLHLGKAVGTVYQTMLDVQKFAESMGALSFKCFDAEELENAIEHAKVANRTVVIEAMVDPLEIPPTTKRG, encoded by the coding sequence ATGAAAAGAATTTCTGAGATATTAGCAATCCATTTCAAAAAATGGGGCGTTAATCATATATTTGGCATACCCGGCAAACCAGTCACTCCACTCATTCTTGATTTACATCATAACGGTATTGAGTTTGTATTATCGAAGCATGAGTCGGGCGCTGGATTCGAGGCAGCTGGTTATGCCTTAATGAGTAATCAATTAGCCGTTGTGATTGGAACATCGGGCCCAGGTGCCACAAATCTGTTAACGTCTGCCGGTCAAGCAAAAGCATCTCATCTACCTGTTTTATTTATTACCGGTCATCCATCGATCCAAGATTCAGGTAAAGCGATAGGCCAAGATTCAACGATGTTTGGAACAGATGTTGTTAAAATGTTTGAACCTGTGACCAAGTATAGCGCCAGAGTGGAAAGAGCGGATACGTTTAAGTCTTATTTTCAGCATGCTATAGAGAAAGCCTACTCCGGAGTTAAAGGTCCGGTGCATCTATCCATCGCTGCAGACGTGTTAGCTGAACATATACCTGAGTTTGAAATGGACTTACCGGAGGTTATTTATCCGATTGCTCCAAACTTAGATCAGTGTAAGAACTTAATAAACCGTCCTGGTAGAAAAGTTATTTTTGTAGGCAAAGGGGTACATTCGAGCAGGGCCTATCGCGAAGTGAAAATGTTAGCCGAGATTTTCGATATTCCAGTCATGACCACGCCAGGAGGAAAGGGCGCATTTGAGAGTAATCACCATTTGTCATTGGGGGCTTACGGTCTTGGAGGGACTGAGGCGTCTAGCGCATACGTTGAATCCGGTTTAGATTTGATGATCGTCATTGGGACTAAACTTTCCGATATGTCCGTTGCCGGTCTAACACCCTCCAATTATCCCAAAACCGTCATTCATTTTGATATGGACCAAACTTTCATAGGTAAAACGATTCAGGTTGAAACATTACCTATTGTTGGCGATATTAAAACGAATCTAAATGCGTTATTTGAAAAACTGAATTACAAAGAAATTAATAAAATGACCCTTCATATGGATGATCATAAACTAATAGAACCTCCCATGGAAATGAAATCTCCAATGTCAGCCGTTGAAGCTGTTAAAGTGATGAACGCAACGTTGGATGAAGATACGATCATTTTCGGCGATGATGGGAGTCATACGTTTTATGCGATAAAACATTATGATATTAAGATGCCCGGTACTTTTTATTTTGATGATGTGTTCGGTACCATGGGCCATGCCATAGGGTATTCGATTGGAGCCAAGCTTTCAAATCCCAAAGCTAAAATCGTCTGCTTAACCGGGGACGGATGCACGTTTATGCATGGAACTGAAATTTCTACTGCTGTTAACTACGAAGCGAATGTCATTTTTATCGTTTTCAATAATGGGAAAATCGATATGGTTGATACAGGAATGACTTTGCACTTAGGAAAAGCTGTAGGAACTGTCTATCAAACCATGTTAGATGTTCAAAAGTTTGCTGAATCCATGGGGGCTCTTTCTTTCAAATGTTTCGATGCTGAGGAACTCGAAAATGCGATAGAACATGCTAAAGTTGCCAATAGAACAGTCGTTATTGAAGCAATGGTTGATCCGTTAGAGATTCCACCAACAACGAAGAGGGGATAA
- a CDS encoding EAL domain-containing protein has translation MIKIKELIHEEDYIAQSKRKCIEAGMDPNEIRKPKRSMSEQELLQKRNTYSEILSVVDFFSKKILDSLSGTPVLIVISDENGYLLHIVGDETIKITIQQLGIQVGAQFTHEDMGTNVISLSLQQGHPVQLIGSNHYHTILHDSACYGAAFHYTDNNNLLGSICIMTATELHNPFFLTMLSTVVDSIERELLLRKQNRKLNMLNQIIVNKNRNGIIITNADGIINSVNDFVAESFHIHKGINIVDRSQQNPECLVSSHMKQVIHNKMSFDNVQMILQTVDYQKVVCLFDAQPIYDETNNFIGSYSQLRDITERYLNEERHNYLAYHDELTSLPNRRSLHETLNHHISSSLTSGNHIDLVLMFLDLDHFKTINDAFGHSNGDNLLKQVSSRLVHFLGDTGKVFRMGGDEFIFLFHGLNGQKEVASTGKRIIDLFDTPFTINDSKFHVTASIGIAIYPNDGTDAETFMVYADNAMYKSKSKGRNNYTLFDSNMKSNAKEKDKLSLEVSLREALDNKEFIVYYQPQVDLITKEIIGVEALLRWNSPQYGIVAPDAFIPILEDSGLISQVGEWVLREVCNQSKRWLDMGLPKFRIAVNLSSQQFLKDNLVEVISNTLIETGMDPNDLELEITETMTMDVERAINVLGQLNALGVRISIDDFGTGYSSLNYLKKFPIHTLKIDKSFVRDIMFNKNDLNIVSTIISMAHNLNLVVVAEGVETKDQLNFLQLKKCDTVQGYYFSKPLSVDDFEKSFYQLNDDIKNQFL, from the coding sequence GTGATTAAAATCAAAGAACTGATTCATGAAGAGGACTATATTGCCCAGTCTAAGCGGAAATGTATCGAAGCTGGTATGGATCCAAATGAAATTAGAAAACCAAAACGTTCAATGTCAGAACAAGAATTGCTCCAGAAAAGAAACACGTACAGTGAAATTTTATCTGTTGTTGATTTTTTCTCCAAGAAGATTTTAGACTCGTTAAGCGGAACACCTGTACTTATTGTCATATCGGACGAAAATGGATATTTGCTGCATATCGTTGGCGATGAAACCATCAAAATTACAATTCAACAATTAGGTATACAAGTAGGCGCACAATTTACGCATGAAGATATGGGTACGAATGTCATCAGCTTATCTCTTCAACAAGGCCATCCAGTTCAACTTATAGGCTCAAATCATTATCATACAATCCTTCATGACTCAGCATGCTATGGGGCTGCCTTTCATTATACAGATAACAACAATTTACTAGGAAGTATATGTATTATGACTGCAACTGAATTGCATAATCCATTTTTCTTAACCATGTTATCTACCGTAGTAGACTCTATTGAAAGAGAGCTTTTACTTCGAAAACAGAATCGAAAGTTAAATATGTTAAATCAGATCATCGTTAATAAAAATAGAAATGGCATTATCATTACAAATGCTGATGGCATCATTAATTCCGTTAACGATTTTGTAGCTGAATCATTTCATATTCACAAGGGTATCAACATCGTTGATCGAAGCCAACAAAACCCGGAATGTCTCGTAAGTAGTCACATGAAACAAGTCATACATAACAAAATGAGTTTTGATAATGTCCAAATGATTTTACAAACCGTAGATTATCAAAAAGTAGTCTGTTTATTCGACGCTCAACCCATCTATGATGAAACAAATAATTTTATTGGTTCATACTCTCAACTTCGAGATATTACAGAACGTTATTTAAATGAAGAACGGCACAATTATTTGGCCTATCACGATGAATTAACATCATTACCCAATAGACGCTCACTTCATGAAACCTTAAATCATCATATTTCTTCATCTCTAACCTCTGGCAATCATATTGATTTGGTACTCATGTTCCTGGATTTAGACCACTTTAAGACGATTAACGATGCTTTTGGACATTCCAATGGCGATAATTTACTTAAGCAAGTTTCCTCTAGACTGGTACATTTCCTAGGTGACACTGGAAAAGTATTTAGAATGGGCGGAGATGAATTTATTTTCCTATTTCATGGCCTCAATGGGCAAAAAGAAGTGGCTTCTACAGGCAAGCGAATTATTGACTTATTTGACACTCCCTTCACCATCAATGATTCCAAGTTCCATGTCACTGCGAGTATCGGCATAGCCATCTATCCCAATGACGGGACGGATGCTGAAACGTTCATGGTATACGCAGATAATGCCATGTACAAGTCGAAATCAAAGGGAAGAAATAATTATACCCTATTCGATTCAAACATGAAGTCCAATGCGAAGGAAAAAGATAAACTATCATTGGAAGTCTCATTAAGAGAGGCTTTAGACAATAAAGAGTTTATTGTGTACTATCAACCACAAGTTGACTTAATAACAAAGGAAATCATTGGCGTGGAGGCACTCCTAAGATGGAATAGTCCGCAATATGGCATTGTAGCACCGGATGCATTTATTCCAATCCTAGAAGACAGCGGATTAATTTCTCAAGTGGGTGAATGGGTATTACGTGAGGTATGTAATCAAAGTAAACGGTGGCTTGACATGGGACTTCCTAAATTCAGAATAGCGGTTAATCTTTCTTCTCAGCAATTTTTAAAGGATAACTTAGTTGAAGTCATTTCCAATACCTTAATTGAAACTGGCATGGATCCGAATGATTTAGAGCTAGAAATTACGGAGACGATGACCATGGATGTTGAGCGTGCGATAAACGTTTTAGGTCAATTAAACGCTTTAGGCGTAAGGATAAGTATTGATGATTTCGGGACGGGGTACAGCTCTTTGAATTATCTGAAGAAGTTCCCTATTCATACGTTGAAAATAGACAAGTCTTTTGTCAGAGATATCATGTTCAATAAAAATGATTTAAATATTGTTAGCACCATTATTTCAATGGCACACAATTTAAATTTAGTTGTTGTCGCAGAGGGTGTAGAAACCAAAGATCAACTTAATTTCTTACAATTGAAGAAATGCGATACGGTTCAAGGATATTATTTTAGTAAACCTCTTTCTGTCGATGATTTTGAAAAGTCGTTTTATCAACTGAATGACGATATTAAAAATCAATTTCTATAG
- a CDS encoding helix-turn-helix domain-containing protein gives MAQAKQLLSTGHTVSETCHLSGFNDYANFYSYIQNITGISPGQYGRST, from the coding sequence GTGGCTCAGGCCAAGCAACTATTATCCACGGGTCATACGGTTTCCGAGACCTGTCATTTGTCAGGCTTCAATGACTATGCCAATTTTTATTCGTACATTCAAAATATAACCGGCATTTCTCCCGGCCAATACGGGAGATCAACCTAG
- a CDS encoding extracellular solute-binding protein has translation MRSKLRFGSTIIVTAFLFIAGCNVPASEKNREAQHKGAAKSIGIVISNLGMTFPAGMDENDNRYLSYIEAQTGLDIKITTPPTEVYDEKLDVIMSSGNLPDMLHVYKAVWFGNYAKQGAFQPLDDLIDQYGPHLKEKIPAEAWDRVRYGGKIYAIPSLNEVSGVELMYGRKDWLDRLGLQPPETLEEYHEVIRAFAQDDPDGNGIDDTIGLALMIDLGRSSPFFGAFGTQLDTWLERDGKLVNGSILPETRQALAYLAGLYEEGLLDREFPLNLQNNLFEKIQDGKVGLFSATWYDTRGPIAANKQKDPKAEWIALPYPTGPDGQKGVYETDMIRGYNVIPVGSPNAKEVIQFLDFIASDYKNLKLGFENEIWKWENGRMVTDFQKHDEQLYRGIYQSLVDVPDPVLSKERLDSLGDFHLYDNLEMIRQNVIHNAFYGIPTPAMSKYDKKLRELQSIFTNIILGIEPIESFDRYVEQWKREGGDEMTREVNRWFERSGRQMVRGEGG, from the coding sequence ATGAGGAGCAAATTACGATTCGGTTCGACAATTATTGTAACCGCTTTCTTATTTATCGCGGGATGTAATGTTCCAGCTAGTGAGAAGAACAGGGAGGCGCAGCACAAAGGCGCAGCCAAGTCTATCGGCATTGTTATTTCTAATCTGGGGATGACGTTTCCTGCCGGAATGGACGAGAACGACAACCGCTACCTGAGCTATATTGAGGCGCAAACGGGACTGGATATTAAGATTACGACACCCCCTACGGAAGTATACGACGAGAAGCTCGATGTGATCATGTCCTCCGGGAATCTGCCTGATATGCTCCATGTGTACAAGGCGGTATGGTTTGGCAATTATGCGAAGCAAGGGGCTTTTCAGCCGCTTGACGATCTGATTGATCAATACGGACCCCATCTGAAAGAAAAAATCCCTGCTGAGGCGTGGGATCGGGTCAGATATGGCGGAAAAATATACGCCATTCCCAGCTTGAACGAAGTTAGCGGCGTTGAACTGATGTATGGTAGAAAAGACTGGCTTGACCGTCTTGGGCTGCAGCCACCCGAGACGCTGGAGGAATACCATGAGGTCATTCGCGCATTTGCGCAGGACGACCCCGATGGCAATGGCATCGACGATACGATCGGTCTGGCCTTGATGATTGATCTTGGACGGTCCTCCCCGTTTTTCGGTGCTTTCGGAACGCAGCTGGATACGTGGCTTGAACGGGATGGCAAGCTGGTCAACGGCAGCATTTTGCCGGAAACGAGACAAGCGCTGGCTTATCTAGCCGGCTTATATGAGGAAGGCTTGCTGGACCGCGAGTTTCCGCTCAATTTGCAGAACAACCTTTTCGAAAAAATCCAGGACGGCAAAGTTGGACTGTTCTCGGCCACCTGGTATGATACCCGCGGCCCCATTGCGGCGAACAAACAGAAGGATCCGAAGGCCGAATGGATCGCTCTTCCGTATCCCACCGGACCTGACGGGCAAAAGGGAGTGTACGAAACAGATATGATCCGCGGTTATAATGTGATCCCGGTCGGCTCTCCTAACGCGAAGGAAGTCATTCAGTTCCTCGATTTTATCGCGAGCGATTATAAAAACTTGAAGCTTGGCTTTGAGAACGAAATATGGAAATGGGAGAACGGCAGGATGGTGACGGATTTCCAGAAGCACGACGAGCAGCTGTACAGGGGCATTTATCAGTCGCTGGTGGATGTGCCGGATCCTGTGCTGTCCAAGGAACGGCTGGATTCCTTGGGGGACTTTCATTTATACGACAATCTGGAGATGATACGCCAAAATGTGATCCACAACGCGTTCTACGGCATTCCCACGCCGGCCATGAGCAAATACGACAAAAAGCTGAGAGAGCTTCAGAGCATTTTTACGAATATCATTTTAGGGATTGAGCCGATCGAGTCGTTTGACCGTTATGTGGAACAGTGGAAGCGGGAAGGCGGGGATGAAATGACGAGAGAGGTGAATCGATGGTTTGAGCGCAGTGGACGGCAAATGGTCAGGGGGGAAGGAGGATGA
- a CDS encoding cache domain-containing sensor histidine kinase — protein MINVFRRVTDRFASNIQTRLTGYFLLILLPLVLISLFAVERSRDILYEQAVKRTEVALSSAMNHFDLALQNVEEISTLISADPNLNELLNKNGADFSPKSIVDFSNVLQQLSNSVSVNRFVSQISVYHQATHMFISTHFGGRKLTSEPEQEWLVESARNNGTGISYVMADYPVSDARTFGKLTGTDSVSLIRSMDLYNMDRKSNLLVVTFNRSKLLNILKTLLPSENSRVSLFNDRGEVIVETGKAAVSGAPSSKDMEVSMNSEYSSWRLELVQPKSELYRETDQLRLFTFTIIGISVLLAFIISWVVYSGIASPVLKLSRGMRSLSSGEMNVHVETRRKDEFGFLIQSFNRMVSVQKHLIEDHYEQQLRLTTTELKFLQSQINPHFLYNTLDSIYWAAKNYEADEISEMVMNLSKFFRLSLDKGRQVFTVEESMTHLHYYIRIQQLRFLDSFEVEYRISDDTRALPILKLLLQPLVENAILHGLEGKESGGRLIVSSWMEQNCVVISVQNNGPGIEEERLSYIRSELGRMRSRSFPSLSQDEENIKDLFGLRNVFTRMRLYYGEEVDLTIESMPGTGTIVAIRIPLNPAGSGSMETDAVLVPRQRPEIQDRSRTDDPYEGGREV, from the coding sequence ATGATTAACGTATTTCGCAGGGTAACGGACCGCTTTGCCAGTAACATCCAGACCAGGCTGACCGGTTATTTTCTGCTTATTCTCCTGCCGCTCGTTCTCATCAGCTTGTTTGCGGTAGAACGTTCAAGGGATATTTTATACGAGCAGGCCGTGAAAAGAACGGAGGTAGCGCTGTCTTCGGCGATGAACCACTTTGATCTGGCGCTGCAAAATGTGGAGGAGATCTCCACGCTGATCTCAGCGGACCCGAACCTGAATGAGCTATTGAACAAGAACGGAGCGGATTTCTCGCCAAAATCGATCGTTGATTTCTCCAACGTGCTTCAGCAGCTGTCGAACTCGGTCTCAGTCAACCGATTTGTATCGCAAATCTCGGTGTACCACCAAGCCACGCACATGTTCATCTCGACTCATTTCGGCGGCCGCAAGCTGACATCGGAGCCTGAACAGGAATGGCTGGTGGAATCCGCCCGGAATAACGGGACAGGGATTTCGTACGTCATGGCCGATTATCCGGTATCGGACGCCCGGACGTTCGGCAAGCTGACGGGAACGGACAGCGTTTCTTTGATCCGTTCCATGGATCTATACAATATGGACCGTAAGTCCAATTTGCTCGTGGTTACCTTTAACCGAAGCAAGCTGCTTAACATTCTGAAGACGCTGCTTCCGTCGGAGAACAGTCGGGTATCGCTGTTCAATGATCGAGGGGAAGTTATCGTCGAGACGGGGAAGGCCGCAGTAAGCGGAGCTCCTTCTTCCAAGGATATGGAGGTATCGATGAACTCCGAATATTCCTCCTGGCGGCTCGAACTCGTTCAGCCGAAAAGCGAGCTTTACCGGGAGACCGATCAGCTCCGGCTGTTCACTTTTACGATTATTGGAATCAGCGTCCTGCTTGCTTTTATTATCTCTTGGGTTGTGTACAGCGGAATCGCTTCCCCAGTGCTCAAGCTGTCGCGCGGGATGAGGTCCCTGAGCAGCGGTGAAATGAACGTCCACGTGGAGACCCGAAGGAAGGATGAGTTCGGCTTCTTGATCCAGTCCTTTAACCGCATGGTATCCGTACAAAAGCATTTGATTGAAGACCATTACGAGCAGCAGCTCCGGCTCACGACAACGGAACTGAAATTTCTGCAATCCCAGATCAATCCGCATTTCTTGTATAACACGCTGGATTCCATCTATTGGGCAGCCAAAAATTATGAGGCGGACGAGATCAGTGAGATGGTGATGAACCTGTCGAAGTTTTTCCGTCTCAGCTTGGATAAGGGAAGGCAGGTATTTACTGTTGAAGAGAGCATGACCCACCTGCACTATTATATTCGGATCCAGCAGCTGCGTTTTCTGGACAGCTTTGAAGTAGAGTATCGGATTTCCGATGACACGAGAGCACTTCCGATCCTGAAGCTGCTGCTTCAGCCGCTCGTGGAAAATGCAATTTTGCACGGGCTGGAGGGGAAGGAGAGCGGAGGAAGGCTCATCGTGTCTAGTTGGATGGAACAGAACTGCGTGGTGATCTCTGTGCAGAATAACGGCCCAGGAATCGAGGAGGAGCGTCTGTCCTATATCCGGAGCGAGCTCGGGCGGATGAGGTCCCGGAGCTTTCCGTCCCTGTCGCAGGATGAGGAGAACATCAAGGATTTGTTCGGTCTGCGGAATGTCTTTACACGAATGAGGCTGTACTACGGGGAAGAGGTGGACTTGACGATCGAGAGCATGCCCGGGACCGGAACGATTGTTGCGATTCGAATCCCCTTGAATCCGGCAGGCAGCGGCAGCATGGAGACGGATGCGGTGCTTGTTCCACGGCAGAGACCGGAGATCCAAGATCGAAGTCGTACAGATGACCCCTATGAAGGAGGGCGGGAAGTTTGA